Part of the Panicum virgatum strain AP13 chromosome 4N, P.virgatum_v5, whole genome shotgun sequence genome is shown below.
ggtggaggcggcctattcgacgacatgctgaaGAAACCGTGTCCTTACCACAatggctcggtcaaccacaccctcgagcagtgcgaaatgctcaagaaggactacaaccgcgtcgcgcatcgcgatgaggaaaagaagaaggatgctggcgacaaaggtggagatgacgagttccccccggtggagaacgccttcttcatctttggaggaccaacgacgaatatgacctCGCGGCAGCGCAaacgtgagcgccgggaagtcttctccgtcaccaaggccacgccgtcctacctcgactggtcgaaggacactATTTCCTTTGgtcgcgaggaccaccccgactacgtcccgcatccgggacggtacccgctcgttgtcgaccccatcatcggcaacacccgcttctccaaggtgctcatggacggaggcagtagcctcaacatcatgtacgcccacactttggagctcatggggattggattgaacaagcttcgccccagcaagtcgccatttcatggcgttgcgccggggaagcgagtccaacccctcggccagatcgatctgcctgtctgcttcggcacggcagccaacttccgcaaggaagtactcacctttgaggtggtggggtttcggggatcctatcatgccattcttggtcgtccctgctacgccaagttcatggccatccccaactacacctacctcaagctgaagatgccgggtccgaagggtgtcatcaccgtcggctcttcgttcgagcacgcctacgagtgcgatgtcgagtgcgttgagcacgcggaggctcaatcggaggacgaggccctcgcagccaccctcgacaaaatggcaagcgaggccttggactccacgcaccgacacgcgggaagcttcgaacccgccgagggtatcaagaaggtgcccctcgacccgaatcgCTCCGACGACAAcgcgttgcaggtcagcgccaccctcgacagcaaataggaagtggtgctcgttgactttctccgcgccaacacAGACATCTTTGTGTGGAGTCcatcggacatgcctggcataccgagggaggtcgccgatcactcccttgatatccaacccaactccaagccggcgATGCAGCGCCTGCgatgcttcgacgagctcaagcgccgagcgataggcgaggagctgcagaaacttctggcggccggattcatcaaggaagtattccatcccgagtggctagctaatcctgtattagtaaagaaaaagaatgggagttggcggatgtgcgtagactacactagtttaaataaagcatgtccgaaggttccctttcctttgccacgcattgatcaaatcgtagattcaactgcgggatatgaacttttatcctttcttgatgcttactccggttaccaccaaatcaagatgaaagagtccgaccagctcgcgacttcttttatcacacctttcggcatgtactgctacgtcacgatgccctttggcctcagaaacgccggagctacatatcagcggtgtatgctccacgttttcggggaccatctcgggcggaacgtagaggcatatgtcgacgacattgttgtaaaatccaggaaggcagacgacctggttgctgatctcaggatcgctttcgattgcctaagggccaaaggagtaaaactcaaccccgagaagtgtgtgttcggagtccctcgaggcatgctcttgggcttcattgtctcccagcggggcatcgaacccaaccctgacaaagtctcggccatcactcggatgggaccgatccgatacctaaagggggtacagagggtcatgggatgcctagcgtccctcagccgattcatctcgcgactcggcgagaaaggcttacccctgtatcgactcctaaggaaaaccgagcgcttcacgtggacccccgaagctcaagaagccctcgacaggctgaaggcatcgctcactcacgcccccattctcacgccaCCCGCGGATGGCGAGCCCTTCTGTCTGTACGTAGCCGAGACGACCCAAGTGGTATGGgcggtggtcgttgtcgaaagacaagaggagggccatgctttGCCCGTCCaatggccggtgtactacatcagcgaggtgttgtctgaaagtAAGACATGCTATCCACAGATTCAGAAGCTACAATAGGCGGTGGTTTTGgcacggcgcaagctgcgccactacttggaggcccatcccgtcaccgtggtctcgtctttccctttgggagagatagtctgCAACAGGGaggccgagggtagaattgccaaatggtctatggagctgatgggagaaactctcacctacgcaccccacaaagcgatcaagtcccaagtcttggctgacttcgtggctgagtggacggacactcagctacccccaccacaaatccaggccgaatgctggaccatgtacttcgacgggtcggtgatgaaaaccggcgccggtgccggcctcctcttcatctcacccctcggagatcacatgcggtacgtgatacgcttgcacttccctgcgtctaacaatatggtggagtacgaggccctcctcagcggcctccgcatcgccatcgagctcggcgtcaaacgcctcgacgtgcgcggCGACTCTAAACtcatcatcgaccaagtgatgaaggagtctagctgccacgacccgaagatggaggcatactgcgaAGCAGTGCGCTGCCTTGAGGACAAATTTgacggcctagaactcagtCATGTCCCGCgtaagtacaacgaggatgccgatgaactagccaagatcgcgtcggggtggaccaccgtccccccgaacatcttcgctcgcgacgtcaccaagccctccgtcgaattcaagAATCTGGCGGAGCTAGGCCCCTCGCCCGCGGGGCCCTCcgacgggaaccccccggcagacgaggccgaagcaatggaagtcgacgaggcccccacttcgcaagattggcgcgcccagtaccttgactggatgattcgaggggacctaccctcgaaccgctctcaggcgcggcgcctcgcttggtgggccaagtccttcgtcctaatcgacaatgagctatacaagcgcagtccctcgggtgtcttgcagcgatgcatccccatccccgagggcaaggagctgatccgcgacatccacgctggcacctGCGGTCATCACGCCGCAccacgtaccctcgtgggtaacgcgtttcggcaaggtttttactggcccactgcggtcgccgacgcaaccgacgtcgtgcggacatgcgaaggttgccagttctacgctcgaaaaacacacctcccggcccatgctctgcagaccatccccatcacatggccgtttgccgtgtgggactggacctcgttggcccgctgcagaaggcaccagggggcttcacccacttgctggtggcagtcgacaaattctccaagtggatcgaggctcgacccatcggcaagattaaatccgagcaagccgttctgttcttcaccgacatcgtcttcaggttcggggtcctgaactcgatcatcaccgacaacggcacccagttcacaggcaagaagttcttggcgttctgcgacggtttccacatacgtgtggactggtcggctgtggtgcacccacagacgaacggggaagtggagcgtgccaatggcatgatcctccaaggactgaagccaagaatattcaacaagctgaacaagtttggtcggaggtggctcacagagttaccctcggttatttggagcctgaggatgaacccaagcagagccacgggcttcaccccgttcttcctcgtctatggcgccgaggccatgctccccacagacttggagtacgggtcgccatggctcaaggcctatcaagagcaacagaaccagcgagcccgcgaggactcgctggatcaagtggacgaggctcgagatgtggcactcctacactctgcgcgttACCAGCAGTCTCTGCaaagatatcaagcgcagagagtccggcgccgagacctcaacaaagggggacttggtgctgaggcttcgacaggacaacaggggccgccacaatctctcaacactgtgggaaggcccatacatcgtCGCCGAAGTGCTCAAggccggcacgtacaagctagcGAACGAAAACggtgaagtcttcaccaacgcttggaacatacagcagctacgtcgcttctatccttagaattctgagctatttgtacatcatttgtactcgcattttcgatttcccgaaataataaagaagtacgctcACTACAAATTGACACCCCCTTTTGCAACGGATAGATGGCAACACATAATTTATTTGTTGCAAGGAATAAGACAGCAATGTTTACTAAACCATTGGAAGCATATCCACTAAGACAGCAACGTTTACTAAACCGTTGGAAGCATATCCGCGCTCCTATGTGCCTTTGTCAGCTATGCGGGACTTagtgtttttttaatttttttttttacaacaaGCAAGCTCTTTTGATGCGCTGTGTATGAGGTTGATGATTAATAAAATAATATACACAGGTGCTGTCGACAAAAAAAGGGCAAGACACAGGTTCGAACCCACGATCCCCAACATGTTAAACTCTTCTCTACCATTAGACTACACACATATTTGTGCTTAAAAGTAGGTCATTGACATTTTTTATTTCAGAACCTTGTTATGGGGTGCACAAAAAACTTCGTAACTTTCTTATATGACTTGCAATCAGGGCCGGCTTAAGGGGGAGGGCAGCCGGGGCGATAGCCCGGGCTCACGGAGGAGGGGGGCCCAACATCTAGTATGTTGTAGGTACTAGGTAGTAGTACTTGACTCAATTCGGAGTATACGAGCCCAGGCATGCAGGTTTTTCAGCAAATGTTAGGAGTCCCCACGTGTGACTGGCAATCAAACTATCACACATGACGGAATAATCTTTTGATTTTGGAAAATTGAACCATGTTAAAAAAGTGTTCCTATTTTTTATATGTACCACAAATTGATATATTGGGCCAATCTAACTTCTTATTTTCGGCCCATCCAAGAAGAAAGTAGCTCATCATGCCTTCTGTGATAGATCCATTCGGGGTCCGAGCAGCGCCCGGTCTTACGGACTCCCCCCCTTCCACGCCGCGATTGTGACTC
Proteins encoded:
- the LOC120668842 gene encoding uncharacterized protein LOC120668842, which gives rise to MDGGSSLNIMYAHTLELMGIGLNKLRPSKSPFHGVAPGKRVQPLGQIDLPVCFGTAANFRKEVLTFEVVGFRGSYHAILGRPCYAKFMAIPNYTYLKLKMPGPKGVITVGSSFEHAYECDVECVEHAEAQSEDEALAATLDKMASEALDSTHRHAGSFEPAEGIKKVPLDPNRSDDNALQVSATLDSK